In a single window of the Gemmatimonadaceae bacterium genome:
- a CDS encoding SRPBCC domain-containing protein, translated as MTTSDKKTIEIRVERTIPASPTEVYDAWLNPETPGTPWHESTKLILNPAVDGMFYWRFKETPHFGRFTEMKRGARIQHTWMSPNTMGVESTVTVTFQKKGDDTLMTLVHSGLPDNDQARGHEGGWNYFLGNFTSQFEGAAGKKA; from the coding sequence ATGACGACGAGCGACAAGAAGACCATCGAGATCAGGGTGGAGCGGACCATCCCAGCCTCACCGACCGAGGTGTACGATGCGTGGCTCAACCCCGAGACGCCGGGCACGCCCTGGCACGAGTCCACCAAGCTGATCCTGAATCCGGCGGTGGACGGGATGTTCTACTGGCGTTTCAAGGAGACCCCGCATTTCGGCCGGTTCACCGAGATGAAGCGCGGGGCGCGCATTCAGCATACGTGGATGTCCCCCAACACCATGGGCGTGGAGTCCACGGTCACCGTGACGTTCCAAAAGAAGGGGGACGACACCCTGATGACGCTGGTGCATTCGGGCCTGCCGGATAACGACCAGGCGAGGGGGCATGAGGGCGGGTGGAACTACTTCCTGGGGAATTTCACGAGCCAGTTCGAGGGAGCAGCGGGGAAGAAGGCGTAA
- a CDS encoding metalloregulator ArsR/SmtB family transcription factor translates to MDQLTNVLTAISHPSRRAIIRQLSHGPARFLDVADQFDTALNAVTKHLKLLERAGLIEREKRGREVMISLRAEPLREVAGWVHEYERFWNERLDEFEHHFKARKAKKEKKK, encoded by the coding sequence ATGGATCAACTCACCAACGTGCTCACGGCCATTTCTCATCCTTCCCGGCGGGCGATCATCCGGCAGCTCTCGCATGGGCCAGCCCGGTTCCTGGACGTGGCCGATCAGTTCGACACCGCGCTCAATGCGGTGACCAAGCACCTGAAGCTGTTGGAGCGGGCCGGGCTGATCGAGCGCGAGAAGCGCGGGCGCGAGGTCATGATCTCACTGCGGGCGGAGCCACTCAGGGAGGTCGCGGGATGGGTGCACGAGTACGAGCGGTTCTGGAACGAGCGGCTGGACGAGTTCGAACACCACTTCAAGGCCAGGAAGGCGAAAAAGGAGAAGAAGAAATGA
- a CDS encoding ATP-binding protein: GHMQVAVRDEGPGIPADLRARLFERYTASGVASDPGAHSAGLGLAFCALAVKAHGGSIRVESGEPRGSVFVVELPTRADA; the protein is encoded by the coding sequence CGGGCACATGCAGGTGGCGGTGCGCGACGAGGGGCCGGGCATACCGGCGGACCTGCGCGCCCGCCTGTTCGAACGCTATACGGCGTCCGGCGTCGCCTCGGACCCCGGCGCGCACTCGGCGGGGCTGGGGCTGGCGTTCTGCGCGCTTGCCGTCAAAGCGCACGGGGGCTCCATCCGCGTGGAAAGCGGGGAGCCCCGTGGCAGCGTCTTCGTCGTCGAGCTTCCGACGAGGGCGGACGCGTAG